A portion of the Tenacibaculum todarodis genome contains these proteins:
- a CDS encoding DUF1697 domain-containing protein has protein sequence MKKYIVLLRGINVSGKNKLPMAELRELLNDLQFQNIQTYIQSGNIILESEKTKSEICKIIKDGIFTKFGYDVPVITRTILEWGKAVANYPFSTENEKIVAFSFLNKVPEATTIEIKNIGEDRYKIDNDVVYLNCPSGFGKTKLTNNSIEKKLNVIATTRNLRTTLKLLELTK, from the coding sequence ATGAAGAAATACATCGTTTTATTACGCGGAATAAATGTGTCAGGAAAAAACAAACTTCCAATGGCAGAACTACGTGAGTTATTAAACGATTTACAGTTTCAAAATATTCAAACCTATATCCAAAGTGGAAATATCATTTTAGAATCAGAAAAAACGAAATCAGAAATTTGTAAAATAATAAAAGACGGAATTTTCACTAAATTTGGATATGATGTTCCTGTAATTACAAGAACAATTTTGGAATGGGGAAAAGCAGTTGCTAATTACCCTTTTTCAACAGAAAATGAAAAAATAGTTGCTTTTTCGTTTTTAAATAAAGTGCCAGAAGCAACAACTATTGAGATTAAAAATATAGGAGAAGACAGATACAAAATTGATAATGATGTTGTGTATTTAAATTGTCCATCAGGTTTTGGTAAAACAAAATTGACTAATAATAGTATTGAGAAGAAACTCAATGTAATTGCAACAACAAGAAATTTAAGAACTACATTAAAACTGTTAGAATTAACAAAATAA
- a CDS encoding RidA family protein, translating to MSEKKVTPRGAYPHVKVVGDFIFVSGTSSRRSDNTIAGVDVIDEMGTKRLNSETQTREVLKNIDKTLQTVGASLKDVVDVSSFLVNMNDFAGYNKAYAEFFDKETGPTRTTVAVHQLPHPDLVVEIKVTAFLRRQESQNKS from the coding sequence ATGTCAGAAAAAAAAGTAACACCAAGAGGCGCATATCCACATGTAAAAGTTGTGGGCGATTTTATTTTTGTTTCAGGAACAAGTTCAAGACGATCAGATAACACCATTGCAGGAGTTGATGTTATTGACGAAATGGGAACAAAAAGATTAAATTCGGAAACCCAAACAAGAGAAGTTTTAAAAAACATCGATAAAACGCTACAAACTGTTGGAGCAAGTTTAAAAGATGTAGTTGATGTTTCTTCATTTTTAGTAAACATGAACGACTTTGCAGGATATAATAAAGCCTACGCAGAATTTTTTGACAAAGAAACAGGACCAACAAGAACAACCGTTGCTGTACATCAATTACCACATCCAGATTTGGTAGTGGAAATTAAAGTTACGGCATTCCTGCGTAGGCAGGAATCTCAAAATAAAAGTTAA
- a CDS encoding FAD-dependent oxidoreductase, translating to MTKQDNILIIGAGLCGSLLALRLAQRGYKVEVYESRPDLRTTDISAGRSINLALSDRGFKALRLCGVEEKAREICIPMYGRLMHDKEGNTFASNYSGRENEYINSISRGDLNGILLTEAEKHENVNIHFNSKCTSVDIENTVAHFKSYSTKEEFSIDADVIFGTDGAGSALRKSYYLEKKFLFSYSQNYLTHGYKELEIPADKNGKHQISDGHLHIWPRGEYMLIALPNMDGSFTVTLFLSYDEGEYNFKNLTSEEKITAFFEEQFPDALKLIPSIKDEFFNNPTGALGTVKCSPWMYQNKTILMGDAAHAIVPFYGQGMNASFEDVTVFDEILNQDLDSWEAVFKTYQNSRKEDTDAIADLAIDNFHEMKDHVANPVFKEKRKLEMTLEKMFPNEYFSKYSMVTFNEDIPYAEAMKKGRAQDKALLNMVADNDLENISDLKSVLKRVQEETNEILQEDKIAGL from the coding sequence ATGACAAAACAAGATAATATACTAATAATAGGAGCAGGACTTTGCGGAAGTTTACTAGCTTTAAGATTAGCGCAAAGAGGTTACAAAGTTGAGGTGTACGAAAGTAGACCAGATTTAAGAACTACAGATATTTCCGCAGGAAGAAGCATCAATTTAGCATTGTCAGATCGTGGATTTAAAGCTTTGCGTTTATGTGGAGTAGAAGAGAAGGCAAGGGAAATTTGTATTCCGATGTATGGTAGATTAATGCATGACAAAGAAGGAAATACATTTGCGTCTAATTATTCAGGAAGAGAAAATGAATATATAAATTCAATTTCTCGTGGCGATTTAAACGGAATTTTACTTACTGAAGCAGAAAAACACGAAAATGTAAACATACATTTCAATTCAAAATGTACTTCTGTTGATATTGAAAATACAGTTGCGCATTTTAAAAGTTATTCGACAAAAGAAGAATTTTCCATAGATGCTGATGTTATCTTCGGAACAGATGGCGCTGGTTCTGCATTGCGCAAAAGCTATTATTTAGAGAAGAAATTCTTGTTTAGCTATTCACAAAATTATTTAACGCACGGATATAAAGAATTAGAAATTCCAGCTGATAAAAATGGTAAACATCAAATAAGTGATGGACATTTACACATTTGGCCTCGTGGCGAATATATGTTAATCGCATTACCAAATATGGATGGAAGTTTCACTGTAACCTTGTTTTTAAGTTATGATGAAGGCGAATACAACTTCAAGAATTTAACTTCTGAAGAAAAAATTACTGCATTTTTTGAAGAACAATTTCCAGATGCTTTAAAATTAATTCCGAGTATAAAAGACGAGTTTTTTAACAATCCAACAGGTGCGTTAGGAACTGTAAAATGTTCGCCTTGGATGTATCAAAACAAAACTATTTTAATGGGAGATGCTGCACATGCAATTGTCCCGTTTTACGGACAAGGAATGAACGCTTCCTTTGAAGATGTTACAGTTTTTGATGAAATTTTAAATCAAGATTTAGATAGTTGGGAAGCGGTTTTTAAAACCTATCAAAATTCAAGAAAAGAAGATACAGATGCCATTGCAGATTTAGCGATTGACAACTTTCACGAGATGAAAGATCATGTTGCAAATCCGGTTTTTAAAGAAAAAAGAAAGTTAGAAATGACTTTAGAAAAAATGTTTCCGAATGAGTATTTTTCTAAATATTCGATGGTAACTTTTAATGAAGATATTCCGTATGCAGAAGCAATGAAAAAAGGACGTGCGCAAGACAAAGCATTGTTAAATATGGTTGCTGATAATGATTTAGAAAATATTTCAGATTTAAAATCTGTATTAAAAAGAGTACAAGAAGAAACGAATGAAATTTTACAAGAAGATAAAATAGCAGGATTGTAG
- a CDS encoding aldehyde dehydrogenase encodes MKKDKIPACAGIKNYINGEFVNPISDNYIDNYNPAIGEVYGQIPDSTKEDVEKAVEAAEKAFPSWSNTTLAIRSKILSKIADLIHQNLDKLAAAESKDNGKPLSLAKAIDIPRASSNFQFFANAITQFSSEAHESVGLNAVNFTLRQPIGVVGCISPWNLPLYLFTWKIAPAIAAGNCVVAKPSEVTPMTAYLLGEICNEAGLPKGVLNIVHGLGTSTGQAIVEHPNIKAISFTGGTATGAHIARIAAPMFKKLSLELGGKNPNIIFADCDYDKMLETTVRSSFANQGQICLCGSRIFVEEKIYEQFKIDFVQKVSELKVGNPSEESTNIGALVSKQHLEKVKSYIDIAENEGGKILFGGKKVEVAGSEKGYYLQPTIIEVVSNKCRLNQEEIFGPVVTIMSFKTDGEALQLANDVKYGLSATLWTSNLNRTMQFSKQLHSGIVWVNTWLMRDLRTPFGGQKESGVGREGGFEALRFFTEPKNICIKFLP; translated from the coding sequence ATGAAAAAAGATAAGATTCCTGCCTGCGCAGGAATTAAAAACTACATAAACGGAGAATTTGTAAATCCAATTTCGGATAATTATATTGATAACTATAATCCAGCAATTGGTGAAGTGTATGGGCAAATACCAGATTCTACAAAAGAAGATGTAGAAAAAGCTGTTGAAGCAGCAGAAAAAGCATTTCCAAGTTGGTCTAACACAACATTAGCAATAAGAAGTAAAATATTGTCTAAAATTGCCGATTTAATCCACCAGAATTTAGACAAACTTGCAGCAGCAGAATCTAAAGACAACGGAAAACCTTTAAGTTTAGCCAAAGCGATAGATATTCCAAGAGCGTCGTCCAACTTTCAGTTTTTTGCAAATGCAATTACCCAGTTTTCTTCGGAAGCGCATGAAAGTGTTGGTTTAAATGCAGTTAATTTTACATTAAGACAACCAATAGGAGTTGTCGGTTGTATTTCTCCGTGGAATTTACCTTTATACTTATTCACTTGGAAAATTGCTCCAGCAATTGCCGCAGGAAATTGCGTTGTCGCAAAACCGAGTGAAGTTACGCCAATGACAGCTTATTTATTAGGCGAAATTTGTAACGAAGCAGGTCTTCCAAAAGGAGTTTTAAACATCGTTCACGGATTAGGAACTTCAACAGGACAAGCAATTGTAGAGCACCCAAATATAAAAGCGATTTCATTTACTGGCGGAACAGCAACCGGCGCACATATAGCAAGAATTGCAGCACCAATGTTTAAGAAATTATCCTTAGAATTAGGCGGAAAAAACCCGAATATCATTTTTGCAGATTGCGATTATGATAAGATGTTAGAAACCACAGTTCGCTCTTCGTTTGCAAATCAAGGTCAGATTTGTTTATGCGGAAGTAGAATTTTTGTGGAAGAGAAAATATACGAGCAATTCAAGATAGACTTTGTTCAGAAAGTTTCAGAATTGAAAGTCGGAAATCCATCAGAAGAAAGTACAAATATTGGCGCTTTGGTTTCTAAACAACATTTAGAAAAAGTGAAATCGTATATTGATATAGCAGAAAATGAAGGCGGAAAAATACTTTTTGGAGGAAAGAAAGTTGAGGTTGCTGGAAGTGAAAAGGGCTATTATTTACAACCAACAATTATTGAAGTTGTGAGTAATAAATGTAGATTGAATCAAGAAGAAATTTTTGGACCTGTTGTAACTATAATGTCATTTAAAACAGATGGAGAAGCTTTACAATTAGCAAATGATGTAAAATACGGATTATCAGCTACTTTATGGACAAGTAATTTAAATAGAACCATGCAATTTTCCAAACAATTACATAGCGGAATTGTTTGGGTTAATACATGGCTAATGAGGGATTTAAGAACTCCTTTTGGTGGGCAAAAAGAAAGCGGAGTTGGTAGAGAAGGAGGTTTTGAAGCCTTACGTTTCTTTACTGAACCTAAAAATATTTGTATAAAATTCCTCCCTTAA
- a CDS encoding amidohydrolase family protein, whose protein sequence is MKRKLRINGHSHLLPYPEQIPDFMKEKEIFWVDDERKHMLQKGWRRPVTDSSFFLDEKLLWMEKNKLDHAVVLNLSQLYGNGLRLEEMKKALRFQNDFNAKVQHDHPSKFTCGFVVHPGFIYGALDEMKRCVEELGLKVLCLPTHFMDSIGQWRCVFDEENDRIFELADKYKLAIEIHPYDGDKMIKLENTNWRFHLIWMLAQCGDAYHFYTLNGMQERFPNIRTCFAHGGQLAQMNLGRRIQGFDGRPDLFEGKTHPRKAVGHKNIFFDTLVHDTDSLKLMFKRQGTSQVLMGLDDPYPLGEMESDRQSSYPGKILDLAIEQNIITETEKGQIWEDNVLQWLFGDDEKAKQELINKILG, encoded by the coding sequence ATGAAACGTAAACTACGCATAAACGGACATTCACATTTATTGCCTTATCCAGAACAAATTCCTGATTTTATGAAGGAAAAGGAAATTTTTTGGGTAGATGATGAACGTAAACATATGTTACAAAAAGGATGGAGACGTCCCGTAACCGATTCAAGTTTTTTCTTAGATGAGAAATTATTGTGGATGGAAAAAAACAAGCTAGATCACGCTGTGGTTTTAAATCTTTCTCAGTTATACGGAAACGGATTACGTTTAGAGGAAATGAAAAAAGCATTGCGTTTTCAAAACGATTTTAACGCTAAAGTTCAGCATGATCATCCAAGTAAGTTTACCTGTGGTTTTGTGGTGCATCCAGGTTTTATATACGGAGCATTAGATGAAATGAAACGTTGTGTGGAAGAACTGGGATTAAAAGTTTTGTGCTTACCAACGCATTTTATGGATTCAATTGGGCAATGGCGTTGTGTTTTTGACGAAGAAAATGATCGAATTTTTGAATTAGCAGACAAATACAAATTGGCAATTGAAATTCATCCGTATGATGGAGATAAAATGATAAAATTAGAAAATACCAATTGGCGTTTTCATCTAATTTGGATGTTGGCACAATGTGGTGATGCGTATCATTTTTATACTTTAAACGGAATGCAAGAACGCTTTCCTAACATTAGAACTTGTTTTGCACACGGAGGTCAATTGGCACAAATGAATTTAGGAAGACGTATTCAAGGTTTTGATGGAAGACCAGATTTGTTTGAAGGAAAAACGCATCCTAGAAAAGCAGTTGGGCATAAAAATATTTTTTTTGACACGTTGGTTCACGATACCGATTCGTTAAAATTAATGTTTAAAAGGCAAGGAACAAGTCAGGTTTTAATGGGCTTAGATGATCCGTATCCTTTAGGTGAAATGGAAAGTGATAGACAATCTTCGTATCCAGGAAAAATTTTAGATTTAGCTATTGAACAAAATATTATTACAGAAACTGAAAAAGGTCAAATTTGGGAAGACAATGTTTTACAATGGTTGTTTGGCGATGATGAAAAAGCCAAACAAGAATTAATAAATAAGATTTTAGGGTAG
- a CDS encoding DUF6500 family protein has protein sequence MNKELKEKIIQVCDDKIAKKGTNVGLSFYAFFKNKNDNPKLLMEAATWWIETHKLDHFEKAVKIKQMILENK, from the coding sequence ATGAATAAAGAATTAAAAGAAAAAATCATTCAAGTTTGCGATGATAAAATTGCCAAAAAAGGAACAAATGTAGGTTTGTCTTTTTATGCATTTTTCAAAAATAAAAATGACAACCCGAAGTTGTTAATGGAAGCAGCAACTTGGTGGATAGAAACTCACAAATTAGATCACTTTGAAAAAGCAGTGAAGATTAAGCAAATGATATTAGAGAATAAATAA
- a CDS encoding GIY-YIG nuclease family protein, whose translation MSVWYVYIMANKPKGVIYIGVTDNIEERVKEHKLKLYPNSFTARYNCNKLVYFEEILKAVQANERERQMKKWKRNWKTKLIEDMNPSWMDLSMNWNFNTNKFRHEKR comes from the coding sequence ATGAGCGTTTGGTATGTCTATATTATGGCAAACAAACCTAAAGGTGTTATTTATATTGGAGTTACAGATAATATAGAAGAAAGAGTTAAAGAACATAAACTTAAACTATACCCTAATTCATTTACAGCAAGGTATAATTGTAATAAATTGGTGTATTTTGAAGAAATATTGAAAGCAGTACAAGCGAATGAAAGAGAAAGACAAATGAAAAAATGGAAGAGAAATTGGAAAACTAAGTTAATTGAAGATATGAACCCTAGTTGGATGGATTTAAGTATGAACTGGAATTTTAACACTAATAAATTTAGGCATGAAAAAAGATAA
- a CDS encoding 3-hydroxyanthranilate 3,4-dioxygenase: MMNLVQPLNFKKWIDEHRHLLKPPVGNKQVWDNGEYIVMVVGGPNSRKDYHYNETPEFFYQVEGDMILKIIDDKGEMIDVEINEGDIYLLPAKVPHSPQRKENTVGLVIEYPRSEGMLDALEWYCENCGNPLYREEFALDNIETDMPIIFDTYYSDKKKCTCSNCGTVMESPKKIK; encoded by the coding sequence ATCATGAATTTAGTACAACCTTTAAATTTTAAAAAGTGGATTGATGAACATCGTCATTTATTAAAACCACCAGTAGGTAACAAACAAGTTTGGGATAATGGCGAGTATATTGTTATGGTTGTAGGTGGACCAAATAGCAGAAAAGATTATCATTATAATGAAACTCCTGAGTTTTTCTATCAAGTAGAAGGCGATATGATTTTAAAAATCATAGACGATAAAGGAGAAATGATTGATGTGGAAATCAACGAAGGCGATATTTATTTACTGCCAGCAAAAGTACCGCATTCTCCACAACGAAAAGAAAACACCGTTGGTTTGGTTATCGAATATCCACGTTCAGAAGGAATGTTAGATGCTTTAGAATGGTATTGCGAAAACTGTGGAAATCCTTTATACAGAGAAGAATTTGCATTGGATAATATAGAAACAGATATGCCTATTATTTTTGATACATATTATTCTGACAAAAAGAAATGTACCTGTTCTAATTGTGGAACTGTAATGGAATCACCAAAGAAAATTAAATAA
- a CDS encoding SDR family oxidoreductase: protein MNLELQNKNALVCGSTQGIGKATAIALANEGANVTLVARNEEKLKEVLAEIRENCQFERSREQCHGYLVADFSKPEELKKAIETTDLKFHILINNTGGPKGGELLTATPTDLINAFQMHIVCNQILTQAVVPFMKSEKFGRIINVISTSVKEPIPGLGVSNTIRNAVGNWAKTLATELGGFHITVNNVLPGFTNTARLDQIIKIKSEKANTTEAQMEQLLKSYVPAARFAKPEETAAAVTFLASEQASYINGINLPVDGGRTKSL from the coding sequence ATGAATTTAGAATTACAAAACAAAAACGCCTTAGTTTGCGGAAGCACACAAGGAATCGGAAAAGCAACAGCAATCGCTTTAGCAAACGAAGGAGCAAACGTTACTTTGGTAGCGAGAAACGAAGAGAAACTTAAAGAAGTTTTGGCAGAAATAAGAGAAAACTGTCAGTTCGAGCGCAGCCGAGAACAATGTCATGGTTATTTAGTTGCCGATTTTTCTAAACCAGAAGAATTAAAAAAAGCCATAGAAACAACTGATTTAAAGTTTCATATTCTAATAAATAATACTGGCGGACCAAAAGGAGGAGAGTTACTAACAGCAACTCCAACCGATTTAATAAACGCATTTCAAATGCATATTGTTTGCAATCAAATTTTAACGCAAGCGGTTGTTCCATTTATGAAATCAGAGAAATTTGGTCGAATTATCAACGTAATTTCCACGTCGGTAAAAGAGCCAATTCCGGGTTTAGGCGTTTCAAACACTATTAGAAATGCGGTTGGAAATTGGGCAAAAACCTTAGCAACAGAACTTGGCGGATTTCATATCACGGTAAATAATGTATTGCCAGGATTCACAAACACGGCGCGTTTAGACCAAATTATCAAGATAAAATCAGAGAAAGCTAATACAACTGAAGCGCAAATGGAGCAACTTTTAAAAAGTTATGTTCCTGCGGCACGGTTTGCAAAACCAGAGGAAACTGCTGCGGCTGTTACCTTTTTGGCAAGCGAACAGGCAAGTTACATCAACGGAATTAACCTTCCTGTAGATGGCGGAAGAACAAAATCTTTGTAA
- a CDS encoding GIY-YIG nuclease family protein: MKSYFVYIIKCSDDLLYVGVTNNIERRFEEHQKGLNKSCFTFKRRPLELIFYQVFNDIEQAIYFEKKIKKWSAKKKLALANEDFDMLEILSECRNATHHKYKPDN, from the coding sequence ATGAAATCCTATTTTGTTTATATAATAAAATGTTCAGATGATTTACTCTATGTTGGAGTAACCAATAATATTGAAAGAAGATTTGAAGAACATCAGAAAGGTTTAAATAAAAGTTGTTTTACTTTTAAAAGAAGACCTCTTGAATTAATCTTTTATCAGGTATTTAACGATATAGAACAAGCGATTTATTTTGAAAAGAAAATAAAAAAATGGAGTGCAAAGAAAAAGTTAGCTTTAGCAAATGAAGATTTTGATATGTTAGAAATTTTATCAGAATGCAGAAATGCAACACATCATAAATATAAACCAGATAATTAA